The Glycine soja cultivar W05 chromosome 19, ASM419377v2, whole genome shotgun sequence genomic sequence TGACGAAATCATAGTCAAAGACAGCATATCTGCAATCATTCTCAGGCAAAGATGCAGCGAAATCCTCATAGCTCTCAGCCGGGTCACCAGTCTTCTCAACCACAACTTCCCTTTTCTTCTCATCAACCTTAAAGATCAGATAACGGTGAACCTTCTTCTGCTTCAATTCCATGAAGGTGTTCTTGCTGTGATCAGCAACACCCATGCCTGATGAGGCATTTGGCTGGAATTCAAACGCATCTGGGTCAAAAGCCTTTTCATCCAAAACATGATTTTGAATTCGaacacacacaaacattcacACGCGAAAGGTACGTTCAAGAACCAAAACTTACAAAGTAAATAGCACAATGgagcaaagaaacaaaaataaaaaccaagaaGAATGTTTACCCGGCTGAGGCCTCTGAAAGACATGAGGAATAAAGCTTGGAATTGAAGAAAGAgcgagagagaaagaagagaaaggattCAAGTGAAGAATGCAATGTTagaagagaatatatatatatatatatatattgaagagttgagtaaagaaaagaaaggaaaatagaTAGGGGGCGGTGCGTTGTAGTAACGCGAAGTGTTGAGTGGAATCGGGGCCCATGAGTCGTGCAGAAAAATCAAGGATTTTCCACCGCCCATGGGACCCACTTTTGTTCACCGCTCGCCTCATCCCTTCGCCGcgtatatttctttttctcagtTTATTGAGTTCTTCTTTTCTTACCGACGACCATCCATGCCCAATTGCCCACGTCTTACCCAACCtcatgttatgtttttttttttatcgggtaaacatgtgttttaaaaatgaaatataaaatttagtcagcCTGATGtaaaagttattataaatatatttgccAGTTAACTAATATTCATTGTCATTAATAAATTCATGTGATAATAAGAGAtgaatttatcattaaaataattataaatgtgACTATGTctaattatcaatataaaaatatatttattatataatatttttttgacttttctttttttcactctCTTAGAAGATGAAtcggtaaatagtcatttttgtttctcaatGTGTAATTCGTTGATAAATATgtctctaaaaataaaaatacaaaatttagttcttcagaatacaataaatatatttggccGTTAACTTCTAGACAAGATTGTGTAGGTgtaaaaaggcaaaaaaaagcTGAAATTGTCAGGTAactttttgtaaatttaaacTCATTTATCCCAAACCTGTGTAAAAAGGCAAAAAGCTGGAATTGTCAGGTATCTTTGTGTAAATTTAAACTCATTTATCCCAAACCTTTTTCAAAAATCGTTCGTGACATATGATGTAGGTTCTAGATCAATGGATGAGATGGGAGCGAAACAAGTGCAACATTCTCTAACTCTTGAGCGTGAAGACATCACATTATGTGTCACTGTAACATGGATGCTCATTTAGTGACCTCTTagacaagaaaaataataatcaaagaaTAGTTTTATGGCTATGAACAATTCAAGGTAGATAACCATGGAGGTTTGTAAGCTTCATGTGTAACATTAATAtgagatttcaatttttttgttttgtttttatgtccataggtaacaaaagaaaatgttgcGAGTTCTTTAGGTGGTATGATCCTCTGGTGAATGTTCTTGAGAAGAGAATTATACACAACTAAAGTATAATATGCAATCTTAATATTAGACATTTTCACATTAAACCGAACATACATTAACGATAACAgtcaagattaaaatatataacctTTTAATCCATATTACTCCAAATTAAACAATTCACATACTTTAAGACAACATGATTTACTAGTAAACAAATACTAAGGATATAACACATATTGTATCATCATTATAATATTCACATtaaatacttaatataacaACATGAATATATCATGATAAGCACAACATATCCTTTAACATGATACCAAGTTGTAGAAGAGAGAAACTCACACAATCCATATTATCCACCATTGGGGAAAGCTGTTAATTGCTATATGGAAATGGATGAGTGATTTTGTCAAGGATAGACATATCTAGGTAGTGGGTTACCATGACAACAAAGATTGCAAATGGCCTTGAAGAAATTGTGATACATCCTATCTTACGGACTTTCAAATATTGTGTATAAATATGACATTCTTTGTGATGCATGCAGAAAGAGAAAGTAAAACAAGGTAAGCTCCCTTACCTTGAAGATCCTAAAGTTTTTAAAGGTTCAGAGGACGAAAGAAGAA encodes the following:
- the LOC114399298 gene encoding actin-depolymerizing factor-like, whose protein sequence is MSFRGLSRPNASSGMGVADHSKNTFMELKQKKVHRYLIFKVDEKKREVVVEKTGDPAESYEDFAASLPENDCRYAVFDYDFVTSENCQKSKIFFIAWSPSTSRIRAKMLYATTKDRFRRELDGVHYEIQATDPTEMDLEVLRDRAH